From Danio aesculapii chromosome 18, fDanAes4.1, whole genome shotgun sequence, a single genomic window includes:
- the tshz3a gene encoding teashirt homolog 3: MVTRLIGSLFNRISFQVAYLQTQSARKMPRRKQQAPKRAAAYDSENGKETVVQTEGTESDCPVTKEKLQGENDLAEDFKNPVDEQDSSASELSGHDVDSESHISESSDPTSDAESTIIKNEEATKDVIKDSSENSVCITDSLEQMKAIYKSFLNNPYWSFLSLNSPQSYTDERPASSSGSSSSNSSPGRTCYDWHQSAIAKTLQQVSQKPPIALEPSIFSTVQLYRQSTKLYGSIFTGASKFHCKSCSAAYDTLLDLTVHMNETDHYRDDNLESSSKGGKSWSKPRKRSLLEMEGKEDAQKVLRCMYCGHSFESLQDLSVHMIKTKHYQKVPLREPRTAIAAKVVSSFRKRVPVELDVSKSLHTTEQTRSLNGGHTRDLFQMYSEQNIKDDLDQKTTSRGVHFKSQNLKCLECGISHDSLQQLSAHMMLTGHFLKVTQSLQKTDKTPHPKSKSEKSQSETTCSSPLAATRILESSSFSSIATGDHENKTQEITSQKCSEPKESANVNDVKQKFGSSAKTDYLTEDDLKESPKMDFDILKSLENTVTSAINKAQKGAPSWGGYQSIHAAYQLRNHLKPALHNPGYISSLKQSASSQEVQSLDKSNLISPSSSPSSLSTTVQVSEVDELEKNITEKVAEVDRKLKDLNGQGSPHPQLQNLKGKSLMLKSPSPEITVTSMSNITEGKTEEKETQKHKQDPTSTSNLYDDSVLLSAQPEPKQPSVSPLSALQSVMNLHLGKAAKPVRPVQDPMSMLLRMSNSMAERAALAGPSGHSTKLSQLHSNCHEICRDQPIDLSKGKNEQYLTTASVPGKALSSSISGASVSESTSPKIFTPVSPLRENALSDISDMLRNLSDSRVSKPPTLVCRPEQSEIEGSRTSEEAEDTSRVHKRKGRQSHWKPQHLLILQAQFTSCLRQTADGKYVISDLSSQERMVISHITGLSMTTISHWLANVKYQLRRTGRTKFIKNVDSGHPVFYCSECATQFQARSTYICHLESHLGFKMKDLAKITSKDINRKIPKHSKSTPIKPVLPAKSPARGCQEQLLPVPAL, encoded by the exons ATGGTGACACGTTTAATTGGGAGCCTATTTAATAGAATATCCTTTCAGGTTGCGTATTTACAGACACAATCTGCGCGTAAAATGCCGAGGAGAAAACAGCAGGCGCCGAAACGAGCTGCAG CTTATGATTCCGAGAATGGTAAGGAGACAGTGGTACAGACTGAAGGCACTGAAAGTGATTGTCCTGTGACCAAGGAAAAACTACAGGGTGAAAATGATTTGGCAGAGGACTTCAAAAACCCAGTGGACGAACAAGATTCCTCTGCCTCTGAGCTATCAGGTCATGATGTTGACAGTGAATCTCACATAAGTGAATCAAGTGACCCCACGTCAGATGCAGAGAGTACCATAATCAAAAATGAGGAGGCCACAAAAGACGTTATAAAAGACAGTTCTGAAAATTCTGTATGCATTACTGACAGCCTTGAACAGATGAAGGCAATTTACAAAAGCTTTCTCAATAATCCCTATTGGTCCTTTTTGAGCTTGAATTCTCCTCAGTCGTATACAGATGAACGACCGGCCAGTAGCAGTGGAAGCAGTAGCAGCAACAGCAGTCCTGGACGCACCTGCTATGACTGGCATCAGTCTGCTATTGCAAAGACACTCCAACAGGTCTCTCAAAAACCACCTATAGCACTTGAACCAAGTATTTTCTCAACTGTGCAGCTCTACCGACAAAGCACTAAACTCTATGGATCCATCTTTACTGGTGCAAGCAAGTTCCACTGCAAAAGCTGCAGTGCAGCTTATGACACGCTTCTTGATCTCACAGTTCACATGAATGAAACCGACCACTACCGTGATGATAACCTCGAAAGTTCTAGTAAGGGTGGCAAGTCTTGGTCCAAGCCACGTAAGCGTTCTCTTTTGGAGATGGAGGGAAAGGAAGATGCTCAGAAAGTCCTTCGATGTATGTACTGCGGACACTCTTTTGAATCCTTGCAAGACCTCAGCGTGCACATGATAAAAACTAAGCATTACCAGAAGGTTCCTTTGAGAGAGCCAAGAACGGCAATTGCTGCTAAAGTTGTGTCCTCGTTCAGGAAGAGGGTTCCAGTGGAGCTGGATGTTTCAAAATCTTTGCACACCACAGAGCAGACAAGAAGTCTCAATGGAGGGCACACCAGGGATCTTTTTCAGATGTATTCTGAACAAAATATCAAAGATGACTTAGATCAAAAGACAACAAGCCGTGGTGTACACTTCAAGTCTCAGAATTTGAAATGTTTGGAGTGTGGGATTTCACATGACTCTTTGCAGCAGCTGAGTGCTCACATGATGTTGACTGGCCACTTTTTAAAAGTCACCCAATCTTTGCAAAAGACAGACAAAACTCCTCATCCCAAAAGTAAGTCTGAGAAGTCTCAGTCAGAGACAACATGTTCTTCCCCTCTTGCAGCCACAAGAATTTTGGAGTCGTCATCCTTCTCATCCATTGCAACTGGAGACCACGAGAACAAGACACAAGAAATTACCTCTCAGAAATGCAGTGAGCCCAAGGAGTCTGCAAATGTAAATGATGTTAAGCAGAAATTTGGTTCGTCTGCAAAAACTGATTACTTAACTGAAGATGATCTGAAGGAGAGTCCTAAAATGGATTTTGATATTCTTAAATCACTGGAGAATACAGTAACATCAGCCATTAACAAAGCACAGAAGGGTGCCCCAAGCTGGGGCGGTTACCAGAGCATTCATGCAGCTTATCAGTTACGAAACCATTTAAAGCCTGCTCTCCACAACCCAGGCTATATTTCTTCCTTAAAACAATCAGCCAGTAGCCAGGAAGTCCAGTCCTTAGACAAAAGTAATTTGATTTCTCCAAGCTCTTCACCAAGTTCTTTATCAACCACAGTTCAAGTCAGTGAGGTGGACGAACTTGAAAAGAATATAACAGAAAAAGTTGCTGAAGTAGACAGAAAATTGAAGGATCTGAATGGGCAGGGATCCCCACATCCACAGCTGCAAAATTTGAAGGGGAAATCATTGATGTTAAAATCTCCAAGTCCTGAGATCACTGTTACATCTATGAGCAATATCACTGAGGGTAAAACAGAGGAAAAAGAAACTCAGAAGCACAAACAAGACCCCACCTCCACTTCAAATCTGTATGATGATTCTGTTTTACTCTCTGCCCAGCCTGAGCCAAAACAACCCTCTGTCAGCCCTCTAAGTGCCCTTCAGTCTGTTATGAACCTTCATCTCGGTAAAGCTGCCAAACCGGTAAGGCCTGTCCAGGACCCTATGAGTATGCTTCTCAGGATGAGCAACAGCATGGCGGAAAGGGCCGCTCTTGCCGGTCCATCTGGACACTCAACAAAACTTAGCCAGTTACATTCCAACTGCCATGAAATTTGCAGAGACCAGCCGATAGACTTGTCCAAaggtaaaaatgaacaataccTTACAACTGCCTCTGTCCCAGGCAAAGCTTTGAGCTCCTCCATATCTGGTGCATCTGTAAGTGAATCAACTAGTCCCAAAATCTTCACACCAGTGAGTCCTTTGCGTGAAAATGCTCTCTCTGACATCTCTGACATGTTGCGCAATCTCTCAGACTCTAGAGTTTCGAAGCCACCAACACTTGTATGTAGGCCAGAGCAGTCAGAAATTGAGGGTTCTCGTACTTCAGAAGAGGCAGAGGATACGTCCAGAGTGCACAAACGTAAAGGTAGGCAGTCGCACTGGAAACCCCAGCACTTGCTGATTTTGCAGGCTCAGTTCACGTCCTGCCTCAGGCAGACAGCTGATGGAAAGTATGTGATATCAGACTTGAGCTCCCAGGAAAGGATGGTCATATCACACATAACTGGTCTGTCTATGACAACCATCAGCCACTGGCTTGCCAATGTGAAATATCAGCTGAGACGAACAGGCAGAACAAAGTTCATAAAGAATGTTGACTCAGGACACCCAGTTTTCTACTGTAGTGAATGTGCAACACAGTTTCAAGCTCGTTCTACGTACATCTGTCACCTTGAGTCTCATCTTGGTTTTAAAATGAAAGACTTGGCTAAAATTACATCCAAGGATATCAACCGGAAGATCCCAAAGCATTCTAAAAGCACTCCCATAAAACCTGTGCTTCCTGCTAAATCGCCAGCTAGAGGATGTCAGGAGCAACTGTTACCAGTGCCagctttgtaa